A genomic segment from Nodularia sphaerocarpa UHCC 0038 encodes:
- a CDS encoding class I SAM-dependent methyltransferase, which produces MATRQDTIWEKFLSPVVRAFIDEEALRRYSDSINWEQESDRLRKSDIIMPSYYSQHNFHGIEGGYLNSSAAVSYDPITQYVLPPNETVVRQALIDAIQVKPRRILDLGCGTGSTTLKLKQAFPQAEVIGLDLSPYMLVRAEDKAKTAGLEINWQHGNAETTNFPEAHFDLVTASLLFHETPSVVCQAILRESFRLLVAGGQVLILDGNQNTLRQLHWLNDIFEEPYIREYAADNLDARMGAAGFEAVRTQDVWWINQVTSGIKPIPVTDAKMQNPAREYIPTPRDTTIDNNDLEDFGSPVFGLTR; this is translated from the coding sequence ATGGCTACGCGTCAAGATACCATCTGGGAAAAATTTCTCTCCCCTGTAGTGCGGGCGTTCATTGATGAAGAGGCTTTGCGGCGTTACTCTGATAGTATTAACTGGGAGCAAGAAAGCGATCGCCTGCGAAAATCTGATATCATAATGCCCTCATACTACAGCCAGCACAACTTTCATGGCATTGAAGGCGGATATCTTAATTCTAGTGCAGCAGTTTCCTACGACCCCATTACCCAATACGTTTTACCACCGAATGAAACGGTAGTTCGGCAAGCTTTAATTGATGCCATCCAAGTCAAACCACGACGTATACTTGATTTAGGCTGCGGTACAGGTTCCACAACCTTGAAGTTAAAACAGGCTTTTCCCCAAGCCGAAGTCATCGGTTTAGATTTATCTCCTTATATGCTGGTGAGGGCAGAAGATAAAGCTAAAACTGCTGGTTTAGAGATAAACTGGCAACATGGTAACGCTGAAACTACCAATTTTCCAGAGGCGCATTTTGACTTAGTAACAGCGTCTTTGTTATTTCATGAAACACCAAGTGTAGTCTGTCAAGCCATACTGCGGGAAAGCTTCCGGTTATTGGTAGCTGGTGGACAAGTTTTAATTCTCGATGGTAATCAGAATACTCTACGTCAGTTGCATTGGCTGAATGATATTTTTGAAGAACCATATATTCGGGAATATGCGGCTGATAATTTAGACGCACGTATGGGTGCTGCTGGGTTTGAAGCGGTGCGAACTCAGGATGTATGGTGGATAAATCAGGTCACAAGCGGGATTAAACCGATTCCTGTCACAGATGCAAAGATGCAAAATCCAGCCCGTGAGTACATACCCACACCAAGAGATACCACAATAGATAATAATGATTTAGAGGATTTTGGATCTCCAGTGTTTGGCTTGACAAGATGA
- a CDS encoding HAD family hydrolase, protein MSLKAVLFDFNGVIINDERIHLQLIDEILIEENLQPQKVSERQASLGRSDRAYLQELLKNRGRVDNEEYITKLLHRKAQAYVQELDKIEKLPLYSGVEDLIYQVRSLKIAPDNPQSVKLGLVSGAIRPEIELVLERAKLTEYFTVIVAGDDISTSKPEPDGYLLAVERLNQAYPDLNLKPQECLAIEDTPAGIAAAKQAKMQVVGVANTYPFHMLQRCCNWTVDYLIELELDRVQEIYLQKDMKLTAPEC, encoded by the coding sequence ATGAGTTTAAAGGCAGTTTTATTTGATTTTAATGGTGTGATTATTAACGATGAGCGCATCCATTTACAACTGATAGACGAGATTTTGATTGAGGAAAATCTGCAACCCCAAAAGGTGAGTGAGCGTCAAGCTTCTCTGGGAAGGAGCGATCGCGCGTATTTGCAAGAGTTGCTCAAAAATCGTGGTAGAGTAGATAATGAAGAATATATAACTAAACTACTGCACCGGAAAGCCCAAGCTTATGTGCAGGAACTCGATAAAATTGAAAAACTGCCATTGTATTCAGGTGTAGAAGATTTAATATATCAGGTGCGATCGCTCAAAATTGCCCCAGATAATCCCCAAAGTGTGAAACTCGGCTTAGTTAGTGGTGCAATTCGCCCAGAAATAGAACTGGTACTAGAACGCGCCAAACTCACCGAATATTTTACAGTCATTGTCGCCGGGGATGACATTAGCACCAGCAAACCGGAACCAGACGGTTATTTGCTGGCTGTAGAACGTCTCAACCAAGCATATCCTGATTTAAATCTCAAACCCCAAGAATGTCTAGCAATTGAAGATACTCCCGCCGGAATTGCAGCAGCCAAACAAGCCAAAATGCAGGTGGTTGGTGTCGCTAATACCTACCCCTTTCATATGCTTCAGCGCTGCTGTAACTGGACTGTAGATTATTTAATTGAATTAGAATTAGACCGGGTACAGGAAATTTATTTACAAAAAGATATGAAACTTACAGCCCCTGAGTGTTAA
- a CDS encoding TIGR04255 family protein, which produces MTLAPVFYTLAQVQFNPIAQMSDYAAQLQERLRRIGFPDFRPENQFELTIRRLEELQPDVQTQPYMRWSFMNTQRTEGYLLLSNALVFHTTTYDTFADFLKKTISGLNLVNEIVELAYIDRIGLRYLDAIVPTENDTLQQYLNPSLLGFSANLEGRLNHSFTETVTVIENGNLVARAVITDGALALSPDLISLQLELQPRFKDIHSRNAVIDTDYFVVERNNFELKKIEDQLVKAHDIITNAFNVSVTDYARERWA; this is translated from the coding sequence ATGACTCTTGCGCCCGTGTTCTACACACTGGCTCAGGTGCAATTTAACCCAATTGCCCAAATGTCCGATTATGCTGCCCAGTTACAGGAGCGTCTGCGCCGAATTGGGTTCCCTGATTTCCGACCCGAAAATCAATTTGAACTCACAATTCGCCGACTGGAAGAATTACAACCTGATGTTCAGACTCAGCCGTATATGCGCTGGAGCTTCATGAATACTCAGCGCACTGAAGGATATTTATTGCTCTCAAATGCCTTGGTTTTTCACACTACTACATACGATACCTTCGCGGATTTCTTGAAGAAGACAATCTCTGGGTTAAACCTAGTTAACGAAATTGTTGAATTAGCTTATATTGACCGAATTGGACTTCGTTATCTTGATGCTATTGTGCCAACGGAAAATGACACGCTGCAACAATATTTAAACCCATCTTTATTGGGGTTTTCTGCGAATCTAGAAGGTCGTCTAAACCATAGCTTTACTGAGACGGTCACAGTTATCGAGAACGGCAATTTAGTTGCTAGAGCAGTTATTACGGATGGGGCATTAGCTTTGTCACCTGACCTAATTTCGTTACAACTCGAACTACAACCCCGATTCAAAGATATTCATAGTCGCAATGCTGTAATAGACACTGACTATTTCGTTGTTGAACGCAACAACTTTGAACTCAAAAAAATTGAAGATCAACTTGTGAAAGCACATGACATTATTACGAATGCTTTCAATGTTTCGGTGACTGACTACGCTAGAGAAAGATGGGCTTAA
- a CDS encoding TniB family NTP-binding protein encodes MLIIDEADRFKPKTFAEVRDIFDKLEIAVILVGTDRLEAVIKRDEQVYYRFRACHRFGKFSGEDFKRTVEIWEKQVLKLPVASNLCSKSMLKTLGEAIA; translated from the coding sequence ATGCTGATTATTGATGAAGCAGATCGTTTTAAACCCAAGACTTTTGCGGAAGTGCGGGATATTTTTGATAAGTTGGAAATTGCGGTGATTTTAGTGGGTACTGACCGATTAGAGGCTGTAATCAAGCGAGATGAGCAAGTTTATTATCGTTTTCGTGCCTGTCATCGGTTTGGTAAGTTTTCTGGGGAAGATTTCAAGCGCACTGTGGAGATTTGGGAAAAACAAGTTTTAAAACTGCCTGTTGCTTCTAATCTTTGTAGTAAATCAATGTTGAAGACTTTGGGTGAAGCGATCGCCTAG
- a CDS encoding PsaJ protein has product MAKPNKEKSYFLEYLSTAPVLAVVAVIVAFCAWTIFNNIFPDLLFHPMP; this is encoded by the coding sequence ATGGCGAAACCAAATAAGGAAAAATCATATTTTCTTGAGTATCTTTCTACTGCACCTGTGCTTGCAGTTGTTGCGGTTATAGTTGCTTTCTGTGCTTGGACTATTTTTAATAACATTTTCCCTGACCTGCTTTTTCATCCTATGCCATAA
- a CDS encoding peptidoglycan recognition family protein, whose protein sequence is MKFTDWATRILLISLMLTTLMIVLSLGRIQSNKITSNPENPDVTIDWNQYPQAELQSAKNPEEEPPKDLPAPSVKTNQSAGRYKTTAAFAQYTPRYEIASVHPSNYGERYSQDVNGLPLNNQPIIVLHETAESADSAVNFFNTLNKDDSVQASYHALIKLDGSIVYLVPPDKRAYGAANSVFESPNGVETVTTNPNLASSVNNFAYHVSLETPPDGRGNNFLKSHSGYTELQYNSLAWLIAQSQVPDYRITTHEAVDRSGQKSDPLSFDGNKFLRLLHTYRELTPSYQAQN, encoded by the coding sequence ATGAAATTTACAGACTGGGCTACTAGAATATTACTGATTTCCCTGATGTTGACTACACTAATGATAGTTTTGTCCCTGGGAAGAATACAAAGTAATAAAATTACTTCTAATCCCGAAAATCCCGATGTCACTATAGATTGGAATCAATATCCCCAAGCAGAATTACAATCAGCAAAGAACCCAGAGGAAGAACCACCAAAAGATTTACCCGCGCCTTCAGTTAAAACTAATCAGAGTGCTGGGAGATACAAAACTACAGCAGCTTTCGCTCAGTACACACCCCGCTATGAAATCGCCTCGGTACACCCCAGCAATTATGGAGAGCGATATTCTCAAGACGTTAACGGTTTACCTCTAAACAATCAACCAATTATTGTGCTTCATGAAACAGCAGAATCTGCTGATAGTGCTGTGAATTTTTTTAACACACTCAACAAAGATGATAGTGTCCAAGCCAGTTATCACGCTTTAATTAAGTTAGATGGAAGCATTGTTTATTTAGTCCCCCCAGATAAACGCGCTTATGGGGCGGCTAATTCGGTGTTTGAGAGTCCTAATGGTGTGGAAACGGTGACAACTAATCCTAATTTAGCATCCTCTGTGAATAATTTTGCTTATCACGTTTCTTTGGAAACACCACCAGACGGACGGGGAAATAATTTTCTCAAGTCTCATAGTGGTTATACGGAATTGCAATATAATTCTCTAGCTTGGTTAATTGCTCAAAGTCAAGTTCCAGACTATCGCATTACTACCCATGAAGCTGTAGACCGTTCTGGTCAAAAAAGCGACCCCCTCAGTTTTGATGGTAATAAATTTTTACGCTTACTGCATACCTATCGGGAACTAACTCCCAGCTATCAAGCGCAGAATTAA